A part of Haliotis asinina isolate JCU_RB_2024 chromosome 10, JCU_Hal_asi_v2, whole genome shotgun sequence genomic DNA contains:
- the LOC137298708 gene encoding uncharacterized protein: MVCLLLLLCVAPVALAWDPEEAHSLLRKAMAKDVDGELEGWQLEKLPDFLKWYSLQKQMKGDGDRKMNEDEGEDEKKRVEIPKAPWDHPGPFFWWKLHHKYDVIRQWKEEQARKQREQWVREVKEKMEKFQQFEKFQAALEEHRQKAENMRKLQGVLRLHAQVQKEQEFGEMMRTFTQKKKQFVFTVVYELMKFCKCSESIMDLQRFFNPDSVRNMNEVSMNNTSIMDIDEHLAFPHPRTKEEAKKLFMKGLVKTLCVSAKEYVHHVRMFAANHLAHHFAMEAMGDKQPAGNMGDMQPMGDMVSDDQSRNYGF; the protein is encoded by the exons ATGGTCTGCCTGCTGCTGTTGTTATGTGTTGCCCCAGTGGCGCTAGCCTGGGACCCAGAGGAAGCTCATTCCCTGCTTCGTAAGGCCATGGCCAAG GACGTTGACGGAGAGCTTGAGGGTTGGCAGTTAGAGAAACTGCCAGACTTTCTCAAGTGGTACAGCCTGCAGAAACAGATGAAAGGAGATGGCGACAGAAAGATGAACGAAGACGAAGGTGAAGATGAGAAGAAGAGAGTGGAGATCCCCAAGGCTCCCTGGGACCACCCTGGACCCTTCTTCTGGTGGAAACTCCATCACAAGTATGACGTCATCAGACAGTGGAAGGAGGAGCAGGCCCGGAAACAACGTGAACAGTGGGTGAGGGAGGTCAAGGAGAAGATGGAGAAGTTCCAGCAGTTTGAGAAATTCCAGGCCGCCTTGGAGGAACACAGGCAGAAGGCAGAGAACATGAGAAAACTCCAGGGAGTGCTTAGACTCCATGCTCAG GTTCAGAAGGAGCAGGAGTTCGGGGAGATGATGAGGACGTTTACCCAGAAGAAGAAGCAGTTCGTGTTCACCGTTGTGTATGAACTGATGAAGTTCTGCAAGTGCAGCGAGTCTATCATGGATCTCCAACGCTTCTTCAACCCCGACAGCGTGCGCAACATGAACGAGGTAAGCATGAACAACACCAGCATCATGGACATCGACGAGCACCTGGCTTTCCCACACCCAAGGACAAAAGAGGAGGCCAAGAAGCTGTTCATGAAG GGACTTGTGAAGACGCTGTGTGTGAGCGCCAAAGAATACGTGCATCATGTGAGGATGTTCGCCGCCAATCATCTTGCTCATCACTTCGCCATGGAAGCCATGGGAGACAAGCAGCCAGCTGGCAACATGGGCGACATGCAGCCTATGGGAGACATGGTGTCTGATGACCAATCTAGGAATTACGGCttttag